Proteins encoded by one window of Microplitis mediator isolate UGA2020A chromosome 1, iyMicMedi2.1, whole genome shotgun sequence:
- the LOC130667827 gene encoding trypsin delta-like, translated as MLTIIITSLFMITIPGISSSRLDSNHNENLAPYIVSIQLNSVHICSGVIVTSREILTLASCVFPFVDNSTHKLVEIRIGSKNRYRDGSKYYISSVKVHEYFLKSSSNKIPAWDIAIIRVSQRIIFDKTRNRTCIGLKDTDKSTIIDKQGIVVEWISNKFDTSYSQQLTNWKIISDTECNDQYDDFDNVTSIARICAINIDRTGDVNACPTDLGNPLMINGELVGIKMWPKGCKDLKKPFFFRNVRDYFGWIHNHTDHTVEVLC; from the exons ATGTTGACAATCATCATTACTAGTCTTTTCATGATTACAATaccag gaaTAAGCAGTTCAAGATTAGATTCAAatcataatgaaaatttggcACCCTATATAGTTAGTATACAATTGAATAGTGTTCACATTTGCAGTGGTGTTATTGTTACATCTCGGGAAATTTTAACATTGGCATCGTGTGTCTTTCCTTTTGTTGATAATTCGACTCATAAACTGGTTGAAATTCGCATTGGAAGTAAAAATCGTTATAGAGATGGCTCAAAATATTACATTTCATCTGTTAAAGTGCACGAATACTTTTTGAAATCAAGTTCAAATAAAATACCAGCTTGGGATATTGCAATAATTCGTGTGTCACAAcgtattatttttgataagacTCGTAATCGGACTTGTATAGGTCTGAAAGATACTGACAAATCAACGATAATAGATAAGCAAGGGATTGTCGTCGAGTGGATTTCCAATAAATTCGACACATCTTATAGTCAACAGTTAACTAATTGGAAAATTATTTCGGATACAGAGTGTAATGATCAGTATGACGATTTCGATAATGTGACAAGTATTGCGCGGATTTGTGCAATTAATATCGATAGAACTGGTGATGTAAATGCGTGTCCTACTGATTTAGGGAATCCTCTGATGATCAATGGTGAACTTGTTGGTATTAAAATGTGGCCAAAGGGTTGTAAAGATCtcaaaaaaccatttttttttcgaaatgtcAGAGATTATTTTGGTTGGATTCATAACCATACCGACCATACTGTTGAAGTTTTATGCTAA
- the LOC130662899 gene encoding trypsin epsilon-like, translating to MEFKLASIFLLAITAGVLATDIKINEAPYQVSIQFHGIHYCSGAIISDYWVVTSAQCLKDIGLNSPYLTIRTGATSTQRDGSVHKIHTYKVHERFELNDGNIPFYDIGLIQVADYFTFDSTCQPIRLINPYDPTVHKSYNVTGWDIHYNDNDKNGTDVSAGLKKQKWRQVDHSKCREFYFFWDKFNDNLVCAVSEGQVENPCALGDLGDPLVIDGYLVGVKSWKMDCDVYPHLPTLFTNVRNFYEWIMTTNEPIPNLLQTDRDDYD from the exons ATGGAGTTTAAACTTGCgtctatttttttacttgcgATAACAGCTG GTGTACTGGCgacagatataaaaataaatgaagcgCCTTATCAAGTCAGTATTCAATTCCACGGTATTCATTACTGTAGCGGTGCCATAATAAGTGATTATTGGGTTGTTACATCAGCGCAGTGTTTAAAAGACATTGGTTTAAATTCTCCATACTTAACTATACGTACAGGGGCTACAAGTACTCAGCGCGATGGTTCTGTTCACAAAATTCATACTTACAAAGTGCATGAGAGATTTGAACTTAATGACGGAAACATTCCATTTTATGATATTGGACTTATTCAAGTCGCcgattattttacttttgacAGTACATGTCAGCCAATTAGATTAATAAATCCTTACGATCCAACAGTACATAAATCATACAATGTTACTGGTTGGGATATACATtacaatgataatgataaaaatggtACTGATGTATCTGCTggtttgaaaaaacaaaagtgGAGACAAGTCGATCATTCCAAGTGCcgggaattttattttttttgggacaaatTTAATGATAACCTTGTCTGCGCGGTCAGTGAAGGGCAAGTCGAAAATCCGTGCGCTCTTGGAGATCTTGGTGACCCATTGGTCATTGATGGTTATCTTGTAGGTGTCAAATCATGGAAAATGGATTGTGATGTATATCCACACTTACCGACTCTATTTACTAACGTCCGTAATTTTTATGAGTGGATTATGACAACCAACGAGCCCATTCCAAATTTGTTGCAGACAGACAGAGatgattatgattaa